A genomic window from Sorex araneus isolate mSorAra2 chromosome 2, mSorAra2.pri, whole genome shotgun sequence includes:
- the LOC129402197 gene encoding LOW QUALITY PROTEIN: small nuclear ribonucleoprotein G-like (The sequence of the model RefSeq protein was modified relative to this genomic sequence to represent the inferred CDS: inserted 1 base in 1 codon; substituted 1 base at 1 genomic stop codon), whose protein sequence is MPRMETVQKGSESAAKLNGGRHAQGTPRGFDPLMNLVIDERVEMAASGPQNNXGMVARXGNSDAMLEALENVLAAVDIF, encoded by the exons ATGCCGCGCATGGAAACGGTTCAGAAGGGCTCCGAGTCCGCCGCT aaattgaatggcGGCAGACATGCCCAAGGAACACCTCGAGGGTTTGATCCTCTTATGAATCTTGTGATAGATGAACGTGTCGAGATGGCAGCAAGTGGGCCACAGAATA ATGGAATGGTGGCAAGGTGAGGAAATAGTGATGCCATGCTAGAAGCCTTGGAAAATGTCTTAGCGGCTGTAGACATTTTCTGA